Proteins found in one Mucilaginibacter gracilis genomic segment:
- a CDS encoding UPF0758 domain-containing protein, giving the protein MEAVKTRFPTLASETFSHGRKHYFIDVKKAANDTHFVLITSSEQFQNDPTRYRRTIQLWEEDLAMFVEALAMVLGRLAYGDLTPAEPKLKVVEDVKGVKALPVYDRPREKLHALGAGSLSNAELLAILLCTGSSELSVLDLCKRIMKSVKDEPARLLSRTAEDFCRFPGVGVAKAATLMASLELGRRAFLSAKD; this is encoded by the coding sequence ATGGAAGCAGTTAAAACAAGATTTCCGACGCTGGCGAGCGAGACGTTTAGCCACGGGAGGAAGCATTATTTTATTGATGTAAAGAAAGCAGCGAACGATACGCATTTTGTACTGATCACATCGAGCGAACAGTTTCAGAATGACCCGACGCGTTACCGGCGGACGATCCAGCTTTGGGAGGAAGACCTGGCGATGTTCGTGGAGGCTTTGGCGATGGTGCTGGGGCGGCTGGCTTATGGCGACCTGACACCCGCAGAGCCGAAGCTGAAAGTGGTCGAAGATGTGAAAGGGGTCAAAGCTTTGCCGGTATACGACCGGCCACGGGAAAAGCTGCATGCGCTGGGCGCGGGTTCACTGAGCAACGCTGAATTGCTGGCGATCCTGCTTTGTACGGGTAGTTCGGAACTGTCGGTGCTTGACCTGTGTAAGCGGATTATGAAATCAGTAAAGGATGAGCCGGCGCGTTTGCTATCGCGGACTGCAGAAGACTTCTGCAGATTTCCGGGCGTGGGTGTGGCTAAAGCCGCTACGCTGATGGCATCACTGGAATTGGGACGGCGGGCATTCCTATCCGCTAAGGATTAA